The following nucleotide sequence is from Saimiri boliviensis isolate mSaiBol1 chromosome 6, mSaiBol1.pri, whole genome shotgun sequence.
CGGGGGACGGAGCCTGGCTCTtgaaggaggagctggaggaggtgaAAGGCGGAGCCTCGGGCTCGGAAGCCGAGGGGAACGGAGCGCAGGCGCTGGGGGCGGGGCTTCAGCCGGTGAGTGGCGTAGCTACAGCTCCGGAAAAGGGGTCTAGTTCTGACGAAGGCGGGGCTGCAGGCCCCGGGCCGGCGCCGCGTCCTCCGACCGGCGGTGCCAAGGAACCAAGTGAGGCGCCCGGCACGAGTAATGGCCCCGGGCGTCGACGCGGGGGTGGTCTCCGTGGTGGTCGAGCTTGGGGACGCGGTAGGCCGAGAACTCCTCCGGGAGAGGTGGTGTGGGTGGAGCGGTCTCAGCGGCCAGCGGACACAGGGCCAGTCTGGGTGCCCCGGAGACCCCCAAGGGCTCAGAGCTGGGGCGGCGCCCCTGGCGGAGGCACAGGGCCAAGCTGGGGGGTATCTCCCGAGGACCCGGGCTCCTCGGAGCCACCCAGCGGGGATGTGTGGGTGCCTCGGGGCCGACCCCCTGCAACAGCCGCAGAGGTGTGGGTGGGCTGGGCCGAGGGCAGCTGGGTGTGGCGTGAGTGGGACCGCCCAGTCGGGGCAACTGCTGTGCAGCCAGATAGGGTCTGGACTTTGCGTAAAGGGACGGGTGGGAACTGAAGAGCGGAGGTGGGGAccgggagggagggaaggtatGAGGGTGAGCAAAGGGGCGGGGCCCTGGCTGCTGTGGCCTCCCCTGACCCCCTCCCCCCGCTGCTGGGGTCCTCGGCCAAGCCCCCTTCTCACTGGACTGGTAAGTGTGGTCCCGAAGCTCGGGGAAGAGGGCGGTGACCCGGGATAAAGGGGATCCCCGGGGCAAGCAAGATACAGTGGTGGTGGGACCCTCCTGGTACCTGCCCGTGTTCCATGCCCTTCCTGTCTC
It contains:
- the LOC120364622 gene encoding uncharacterized protein LOC120364622; the encoded protein is MPQGEGSHAAQGGVLGLGAGRGVGTGGTSELVPVEGGARRRGAELGGSGDGAWLLKEELEEVKGGASGSEAEGNGAQALGAGLQPVSGVATAPEKGSSSDEGGAAGPGPAPRPPTGGAKEPSEAPGTSNGPGRRRGGGLRGGRAWGRGRPRTPPGEVVWVERSQRPADTGPVWVPRRPPRAQSWGGAPGGGTGPSWGVSPEDPGSSEPPSGDVWVPRGRPPATAAEVWVGWAEGSWVWREWDRPVGATAVQPDRVWTLRKGTGGN